From a region of the Lactuca sativa cultivar Salinas chromosome 4, Lsat_Salinas_v11, whole genome shotgun sequence genome:
- the LOC111891660 gene encoding aldehyde dehydrogenase family 2 member B4, mitochondrial, with the protein MAARRLSGVLSRSLSLRPLSSSIVSRGKRSNLEGELRRFGTAAAFEQPITPSVRINYTQLLIDGKFVDSASGKTFPTLDPRTGEVIANVAEGDAEDINRAVSAARKAFDEGPWPKMSAYERSCVLLRFADLVEKHNDEIAALETWDNGKPYEQAAKAEVPMLTRLFRYYAGWADKIHGLTVPADGPYQVHTLHEPIGVAGQIIPWNFPLLMFAWKVGPALACGNTIVLKTAEQTPLTALYVAQLLHEAGLPPGVLNIVSGFGPTAGAALASHMDVDKIAFTGSTETGKIVQELAAKSNLKPCTLELGGKSPFIICEDADIDKAVELAHFALFFNQGQCCCAGSRTFVHERVYDEFIEKSRARAQRRTVGDPFQKGIEQGPQIDSEQFEKILKYIKSGVESNATLECGGDRLGSKGFYIQPTVFSNVQDDMLIAKDEIFGPVQSILKFKEIDDVIKRANATRYGLAAGVFTKNLDTANRLTRALRAGTIWVNCFDVFDAAIPFGGYKMSGIGREKGIYSLNNYLQVKAVVTALKNPAWL; encoded by the exons ATGGCCGCTCGAAGACTCTCCGGCGTCCTCTCCCGGTCACTTTCTCTTCGCCCTCTTTCTTCTTCGATTGTTTCTCGAG GAAAAAGATCCAACTTGGAAGGCGAATTACGAAGATTCGGTACTGCTGCAGcatttgaacaaccaattactccATCTGTTCGCATTAATTACACTCAGCTTCTAATCGATGGAAAATTTGTTGATTCAGCATCTG GAAAGACATTCCCAACCTTGGATCCACGAACAGGGGAAGTCATTGCCAATGTAGCAGAAGGCGATGCAGAAGATATCAATCGGGCAGTTTCTGCTGCCCGCAAGGCGTTCGACGAAGGGCCTTGGCCTAAAATGAGTGCTTAT GAAAGGTCGTGTGTCTTGCTAAGATTCGCGGATTTGGTGGAAAAACACAATGATGAAATTGCAGCCCTTGAGACATGGGACAACGGGAAGCCATATGAACAGGCTGCAAAAGCTGAAGTACCAATGTTGACGCGTCTATTTCGCTATTATGCtg GTTGGGCGGataagatccatgggttaacggTTCCAGCAGACGGGCCTTACCAAGTGCATACTTTGCATGAACCAATTGGGGTTGCTGGACAGATCATTCCATGGAACTTTCCTCTTCTTATGTTTGCTTGGAAAGTCGGTCCTGCCCTTGCTTGTGGCAACACCATTGTTCTAAAAACAGCTGAACAAACTCCATTGACTGCTCTTTATGTTGCACAATTGCTCCATGAG GCGGGTCTTCCTCCAGGTGTTCTTAATATAGTTTCAGGATTTGGTCCAACTGCAGGAGCAGCTCTTGCTAGCCATATGGATGTTGATAAG ATTGCTTTTACAGGATCGACTGAAACCGGTAAAATTGTGCAAGAATTGGCTGCAAAAAGCAATCTTAAGCCATGTACTTTAGAGCTTGGAGGGAAATCGCCTTTTATTATTTGTGAGGATGCTGATATTGATAAGGCTGTGGAGCTAGCTCACTTTGCTCTCTTTTTCAATCAA ggaCAATGTTGTTGTGCTGGTTCGCGTACATTTGTTCATGAGCGCGTATACGATGAGTTTATAGAGAAATCAAGAGCACGTGCTCAAAGACGCACTGTTGGTGATCCTTTCCAAAAGGGTATTGAACAAGGTCCTCAG ATCGACTCGGAGCAATTTGAGAAGAtcttaaaatacataaaatccggTGTTGAAAGCAATGCGACGCTTGAATGTGGAGGTGACAGATTAGGGTCCAAAGGTTTCTACATCCAACCAACCGTTTTCTCTAATGTTCAG GACGATATGCTGATAGCAAAAGATGAGATCTTCGGCCCTGTTCAATCCATCTTGAAATTCAA GGAGATCGATGATGTGATAAAGAGGGCTAATGCGACAAGATATGGACTTGCAGCTGGTGTGTTCACCAAAAACCTTGATACAGCAAACAGATTGACTCGGGCATTGAGGGCTGGGACTATTTGGGTGAATTGTTTTGATGTGTTTGATGCTGCAATTCCTTTCGGAGGGTATAAGATGAGTGGAATTGGAAGGGAGAAGGGTATTTACAGCCTTAATAATTATTTACAGGTGAAGGCTGTTGTTACTGCATTGAAAAATCCAGCTTGGTTGTGA